A genomic window from Candidatus Kouleothrix ribensis includes:
- a CDS encoding STAS domain-containing protein: protein MIRLTQHQIEHGVFGLVTVGLFLLLILNAFSPAPAVSVVDSAIAVLVFGGIWAAYWRGWAYAWMLLIIGLTLLTIFGIPAATLQDFVPSVLVVPAITLIFGSPLWVLVSTVCIFIGMAIRAGGTGDYVDPSILTVSGMVVGAMILSRLAIDNVQRLEAAKREAEAERARAETERVRAEQQAEQLTQRNAEQERLIELVATLETPTITVADGVLLAPIVGTLDSRRAQALTTRLLEHVSAQRIQRVILDIAGVSTVDTQVAQAILRTAQALSLLGCHVTITGISATIAMLLTHLNISLDSVTIARSPKEALERYHIRQG from the coding sequence CTTACTGATCCTCAATGCCTTCTCACCAGCCCCTGCAGTTTCAGTGGTCGATAGCGCGATTGCTGTTCTCGTCTTCGGTGGTATCTGGGCTGCATATTGGCGTGGGTGGGCATACGCGTGGATGCTGCTCATCATTGGCCTGACACTACTCACTATCTTCGGCATCCCCGCAGCCACACTTCAGGATTTTGTACCATCGGTGCTGGTGGTACCAGCAATTACACTCATTTTCGGTTCACCTCTTTGGGTGCTTGTAAGCACAGTCTGCATTTTTATTGGCATGGCCATTCGCGCAGGCGGCACAGGCGATTATGTTGATCCATCCATTCTTACTGTCTCTGGCATGGTGGTCGGCGCGATGATTCTAAGCCGTCTGGCGATTGATAATGTGCAACGACTGGAAGCAGCCAAACGCGAGGCCGAGGCCGAACGTGCCCGTGCTGAGACTGAGCGCGTCCGTGCCGAGCAGCAAGCCGAACAGCTCACCCAGCGCAATGCCGAGCAGGAGCGACTGATTGAGCTCGTCGCCACGCTCGAAACCCCTACCATCACGGTGGCCGACGGCGTCTTGCTCGCGCCGATTGTTGGAACCCTCGATAGCCGGCGTGCCCAGGCGCTTACCACGCGCTTGCTTGAGCACGTTAGCGCTCAGCGCATCCAGCGGGTGATTCTCGATATCGCCGGTGTCTCAACTGTCGATACGCAGGTGGCTCAGGCGATCTTACGTACTGCCCAGGCGCTAAGCTTGCTAGGCTGCCATGTCACAATTACCGGCATCTCGGCCACAATCGCAATGTTGCTGACCCACCTGAATATCTCGCTGGATAGCGTAACCATTGCCCGATCGCCCAAGGAGGCGCTCGAACGGTATCATATCCGACAGGGATAA
- a CDS encoding universal stress protein: MPLASARLVEIAQPLYNLIMADQQPASDSHAHGVPPWPGPIRVLVCVGYNPISQRLLERAGQLARALGGDLLALHIQAAESDAPGYQTMLDHNMALARRLGAHVEVARGAPLAQLIAEFAQAHGVTHIVMGESARSRLEEVRRGSLARQVLRASQGIDIYIVADPD, from the coding sequence ATGCCCCTCGCCTCGGCCAGGCTTGTCGAGATCGCCCAACCGCTGTACAATCTGATCATGGCAGATCAACAGCCCGCATCCGATAGCCACGCGCATGGAGTACCGCCCTGGCCTGGGCCGATCCGCGTGCTCGTATGCGTGGGCTACAACCCGATCTCGCAGCGCCTACTCGAGCGGGCCGGGCAGCTGGCGCGCGCGCTGGGCGGCGATCTGCTGGCCCTACACATCCAGGCTGCCGAAAGCGACGCGCCCGGCTACCAGACCATGCTCGATCACAACATGGCCCTGGCCCGCCGGCTGGGCGCGCATGTCGAGGTGGCGCGCGGCGCGCCGCTGGCCCAGCTGATCGCCGAGTTTGCCCAGGCCCACGGCGTGACCCATATCGTGATGGGCGAGTCGGCGCGTAGCCGGCTCGAAGAGGTGCGGCGCGGCTCGCTTGCGCGCCAGGTGCTGCGCGCCAGCCAGGGTATCGATATCTATATCGTGGCCGACCCTGATTGA
- a CDS encoding alpha/beta hydrolase, with amino-acid sequence MARNKIQPPAPPLDLPADQFCQITQMRYLTLGSAGPALVLLHGWSSFKEIWWSTLLALAPHVRAFAPDMPGHGDTPLLGSVQMGQIAERVARFCQARQLHTCVLVGHSMGGNVAIELALRRPDLIERLVLVDPAAQPNDMPSYTRSYLDPLGGWAALRASMAIARPLNLVAQHVPHAHGGGFVRPTLRRVAYMARHDADALRALLDGLFANPIGARMSQLRMPTLVVSGEFDPLVPPPLSRRVAGAISGAQYVVVRGAAHNPMDERPREFAQTLLEFLQGT; translated from the coding sequence ATGGCCCGCAACAAAATCCAGCCGCCCGCCCCGCCGCTCGATCTACCGGCCGATCAGTTCTGCCAGATCACACAGATGCGCTACCTGACGCTCGGCTCGGCCGGGCCGGCGCTGGTGTTGCTGCACGGCTGGAGCTCGTTCAAGGAGATCTGGTGGTCGACGCTGCTGGCGCTGGCGCCGCATGTGCGCGCGTTCGCACCCGACATGCCCGGCCACGGCGATACGCCGCTGCTCGGCAGTGTGCAGATGGGCCAGATCGCCGAGCGAGTCGCGCGCTTCTGCCAGGCGCGCCAGCTGCACACCTGCGTGCTGGTGGGCCATTCGATGGGCGGCAACGTGGCGATCGAGCTGGCGCTGCGCCGGCCTGATCTGATCGAGCGCCTGGTGCTGGTCGATCCGGCAGCCCAGCCGAACGACATGCCCTCGTATACGCGTTCATACCTCGACCCGCTAGGCGGCTGGGCGGCGCTGCGGGCCAGCATGGCCATCGCGCGGCCGCTGAATCTTGTGGCTCAGCATGTGCCGCACGCCCATGGCGGCGGGTTCGTGCGCCCAACGCTGCGGCGGGTGGCCTACATGGCTCGCCACGACGCCGACGCGCTGCGCGCGCTGCTCGACGGGCTGTTTGCCAACCCGATCGGCGCGCGCATGAGCCAGCTGCGCATGCCCACGCTGGTGGTTAGCGGCGAGTTCGACCCGCTCGTGCCGCCGCCGCTCTCGCGCCGCGTAGCCGGGGCGATCAGCGGCGCACAGTATGTGGTGGTGCGCGGCGCGGCGCATAACCCGATGGACGAGCGCCCGCGCGAGTTTGCACAGACACTGCTCGAGTTTCTCCAGGGAACGTAA
- a CDS encoding alpha/beta hydrolase has product MDFPRTTITVAGTQPVRLSVIDIGPTDAAAPALGTIVCIHGAGGQAEQWKYQIDHFSRNYRVLVPDLRGHGQSDQPRSSYSLEEFLWDFTQMLEQLKVAEPFVLMAHSFGGPIALTFAAAQPQRISKLVLIATAPEMHLNPFYEALLKLPLPLRALERLKPLLMPGFFAPLFVLQRILSGTLFPWRGWALLPTITTPTLIIGGQFDFIVPVSVLQRTRAELTNARFELIRYARHLPQLERPDAVNRQIEGFIERRRSWRGEHEHEDEVGA; this is encoded by the coding sequence ATGGATTTCCCGCGAACAACCATTACTGTGGCCGGCACCCAGCCGGTGCGCCTGAGTGTGATCGACATCGGCCCGACCGACGCCGCCGCCCCGGCGCTTGGCACGATCGTGTGTATCCACGGCGCGGGCGGCCAGGCCGAGCAGTGGAAATATCAGATCGACCACTTTAGCCGGAACTACCGCGTGCTCGTGCCCGATCTGCGCGGCCACGGCCAGTCCGACCAGCCGCGCTCGTCGTATTCGCTCGAGGAGTTTCTGTGGGACTTCACGCAGATGCTTGAGCAGCTCAAGGTCGCCGAGCCGTTCGTGCTGATGGCACACTCGTTCGGTGGGCCGATTGCGCTGACCTTCGCGGCCGCGCAGCCCCAGCGTATCAGCAAGCTGGTGCTGATCGCCACTGCCCCCGAGATGCACCTGAACCCATTCTACGAGGCGCTGCTCAAGCTGCCGCTGCCGCTGCGCGCGCTCGAGCGGCTCAAGCCGCTGCTGATGCCGGGCTTCTTCGCGCCGCTGTTCGTGCTCCAACGGATCCTGTCGGGCACGCTGTTTCCCTGGCGCGGCTGGGCGCTCCTGCCGACGATCACCACACCCACGCTGATCATCGGCGGCCAGTTCGACTTCATCGTGCCGGTGTCGGTGCTCCAGCGCACGCGCGCCGAGCTGACCAACGCGCGCTTCGAGCTGATCCGCTACGCCCGCCACCTGCCGCAGCTCGAGCGGCCCGACGCGGTTAATCGCCAGATCGAAGGCTTCATCGAGCGCCGCCGCAGCTGGCGCGGCGAGCACGAGCACGAAGATGAGGTGGGCGCATGA
- a CDS encoding DUF2723 domain-containing protein translates to MNHAARHTPNCDTPIGLALGLAALALYMATLLPGLGSGDTAEFQRVLPTLGVAHPTGYPLYTMLGWLWSQLPLGAPAWRVSLFSAVAAAAAVAALYHVARAIGQPRGVAAAVALALATSRTFWSQATIAEVYALAVLIQALLLLALLRWRAGRWPLWPAGLLLGLGLAHHRTIVLMIPGALLFVALSYRRQRTKPADPALGALARSQLLRTAIALLPGCLLYLYLPLRAPAWLDSWGTFARVVAGSDALSAWLGMAEPGRVALEHLRELAQRQIWPQLLPAGALLALLGLARVWRRDAALAALLTLGYVLTLCFCVLFFVQDVEVFMLSAHVIAALLLGEGALLVAGLAGRLVRRWPAARAAWPAGLLLLVPALLLAQNLPGMRAANTALPELAARALLAQDLPHGALLIIDWEAVEGLRYLQAIEGLRPDLEVRPLNDSVVRQDVEAGLAAGRATYLLHARPDLGLAQQPEGRLWRVASTPLRLAAATPANVAWQDGPALSGYTLPPGPYRPGEIVPVTLAWQARTAPGQAYTLFVHLIGPDGALWGQHDRPPAPITTDRWQPGMRLVDIYGPTLRLDAPPGRYQVLVGWYSYPALTRLPLAAGGDVLVLGTIEVAPLGPARLSSAASAAGRCRSRTRM, encoded by the coding sequence GTGAACCACGCCGCACGCCACACCCCCAACTGCGACACACCGATCGGCCTGGCGCTGGGGCTGGCCGCGCTGGCGCTCTACATGGCCACGCTGCTGCCCGGCCTGGGCAGCGGCGACACGGCCGAGTTCCAGCGCGTACTGCCGACCCTCGGCGTAGCCCACCCGACCGGCTACCCGCTCTACACAATGTTGGGCTGGCTGTGGAGCCAGCTGCCGCTCGGCGCGCCGGCCTGGCGCGTGTCGCTCTTCTCGGCCGTGGCGGCTGCTGCGGCCGTGGCGGCGCTGTACCACGTCGCGCGGGCGATCGGCCAGCCGCGCGGCGTGGCTGCCGCTGTGGCGCTGGCGCTGGCCACCTCGCGCACATTCTGGTCGCAGGCGACGATCGCCGAGGTGTACGCGCTGGCCGTGTTGATCCAGGCGCTGCTGCTGCTGGCGCTGCTGCGCTGGCGCGCTGGCCGCTGGCCGCTCTGGCCGGCCGGGCTACTGCTAGGCCTGGGCCTGGCGCACCACCGCACGATCGTGCTCATGATCCCCGGCGCACTGCTGTTTGTCGCCCTGAGCTACCGGCGGCAGCGCACCAAGCCGGCCGATCCTGCCCTCGGCGCGCTCGCGCGCAGCCAGCTGCTGCGCACGGCCATCGCGCTGCTGCCGGGCTGCCTGCTGTACCTGTACCTGCCGCTCCGCGCGCCGGCCTGGCTCGACTCGTGGGGCACGTTCGCGCGCGTGGTGGCGGGATCCGACGCGCTCTCGGCCTGGCTGGGCATGGCCGAGCCGGGGCGCGTGGCGCTCGAGCACCTGCGCGAGCTGGCGCAGCGCCAGATCTGGCCGCAGCTGCTGCCGGCCGGGGCGCTGCTGGCACTGCTGGGGCTGGCGCGGGTGTGGCGGCGCGACGCCGCGCTGGCCGCGCTGCTGACGCTCGGCTATGTGCTGACGCTGTGCTTCTGCGTGCTGTTCTTCGTGCAGGATGTCGAGGTGTTCATGCTCTCGGCGCACGTGATTGCGGCGCTGCTGCTGGGCGAGGGCGCGCTGCTCGTGGCCGGCCTGGCCGGCCGCCTGGTGCGGCGCTGGCCAGCAGCACGCGCCGCCTGGCCGGCCGGGCTACTACTGCTGGTGCCGGCGCTGCTACTCGCGCAGAACCTGCCGGGCATGCGCGCGGCGAATACGGCCCTGCCCGAGCTGGCCGCACGCGCGCTGCTGGCCCAGGATCTACCGCACGGCGCGCTGCTGATCATCGATTGGGAAGCAGTCGAGGGGCTGCGCTACCTGCAGGCGATCGAGGGCCTGCGGCCCGACCTGGAGGTGCGGCCGCTGAACGACAGCGTGGTGCGGCAGGATGTCGAGGCGGGGCTGGCGGCCGGGCGGGCGACCTACCTGCTGCACGCGCGGCCCGATCTGGGGCTGGCCCAGCAGCCCGAGGGCCGGCTGTGGCGCGTGGCATCCACGCCGCTGCGGCTGGCCGCTGCGACACCGGCCAACGTTGCATGGCAGGATGGGCCGGCGCTGAGCGGCTATACGCTACCGCCAGGGCCATACCGGCCGGGCGAGATCGTGCCAGTGACGCTGGCATGGCAGGCGCGCACGGCGCCTGGGCAGGCCTACACGCTGTTCGTCCACCTGATCGGCCCCGACGGCGCGCTGTGGGGCCAGCACGACCGCCCACCCGCGCCGATCACCACCGATCGCTGGCAGCCGGGTATGCGGCTGGTCGATATCTACGGGCCGACGCTACGGCTCGACGCGCCGCCAGGGCGCTACCAGGTACTGGTCGGCTGGTATAGCTACCCCGCGCTGACGCGGCTGCCGCTGGCCGCAGGCGGCGATGTGCTGGTGCTGGGCACGATCGAGGTTGCGCCGCTAGGCCCAGCCAGGCTGTCGAGCGCCGCTAGCGCCGCCGGCAGGTGCCGCTCGCGCACCAGGATGTGA
- a CDS encoding glycosyltransferase family 2 protein: MYRGLTISVVIPCFNEEQGLRYVLEHMPEYVDEVVVVDNNSTDDTARIAVEGGARVIFERRKGYGCAYQAGLPVASGEIIATVDGDGTYPSHAIAVIVDEMIARRLDFVSASRFPLRNPRAMRRRNQLGNAILTYAFRLLYLRWVADSQSGMWVFRRACLEQIRATHPGMAFSEEIKLEALQARGLRFGEVHIDYHERIGETKLFTWRDGWLNLLFLFERRLGRVARYAASREPAVEAEVREAP; this comes from the coding sequence ATGTACCGAGGCCTGACAATATCAGTTGTGATTCCCTGCTTCAACGAAGAGCAGGGCCTGCGGTATGTGCTCGAGCACATGCCCGAGTACGTCGACGAAGTAGTGGTGGTCGACAACAACTCGACCGACGACACCGCGCGGATCGCGGTCGAGGGCGGCGCGCGGGTGATCTTCGAGCGGCGCAAAGGCTACGGCTGCGCCTACCAGGCCGGCCTGCCGGTCGCTAGCGGCGAGATCATCGCCACAGTTGACGGCGACGGCACCTACCCATCGCACGCGATTGCCGTGATCGTCGATGAGATGATCGCGCGCAGGCTCGATTTTGTGTCGGCCAGCCGCTTCCCGCTGCGCAACCCGCGCGCGATGCGCCGGCGCAACCAGCTGGGCAATGCAATCCTGACCTACGCCTTCCGGCTGCTGTACCTGCGCTGGGTGGCCGACTCGCAGTCGGGCATGTGGGTGTTCCGGCGCGCCTGCCTCGAGCAGATCCGCGCGACCCACCCCGGCATGGCCTTCTCGGAAGAGATCAAGCTCGAGGCGCTGCAGGCGCGCGGGCTGCGCTTCGGCGAGGTACATATCGACTACCACGAGCGCATCGGCGAGACCAAGCTGTTCACCTGGCGCGACGGCTGGCTGAACCTGCTGTTCCTGTTCGAGCGCCGGCTTGGCCGGGTGGCGCGCTACGCCGCCAGCCGCGAGCCGGCCGTCGAGGCCGAGGTGCGCGAGGCGCCCTGA